The following proteins come from a genomic window of Diorhabda carinulata isolate Delta chromosome X, icDioCari1.1, whole genome shotgun sequence:
- the LOC130901604 gene encoding glucose dehydrogenase [FAD, quinone]-like isoform X2 translates to MAIFSCIPFLIGLSISIATCSSPEPDPKSTYFENFSKGLAEMERIASEYKYKEKNFEDEKPSKEFDFIIIGAGPSGATLANRLSEVPEWKVLLLEAGYVETTISQTPSMSKYLQTTPYDWSYTTTEQKHSCLGMENNKCSIKYGKVLGGITSVDNMIYTRGNHKDYDKWADLGLKKWCWNDVLPYFKKIEDFHVPDFDRKHHALGGPVYVEHFHHSNGLGKHILEAAHELNIKTIDYNGKEQLGVSLPQATTRDGHRNSVAQTYLAQTVTRPNLEVLLGAQALQILISPHTKEAYGVKFLQEGHLLVGKATKEIILAAGSVNTPQLLLLSGIGPKEQLEALKIEPVADLNVGSSLKDQMSFIGLNFHYNESFKIPDKHEIVEEFLKHAKGPLTTPGIEAIGFLKTEASKESLDYPDIQFLVTKDDLENGEQFQRANRIKKEIHDEIYPKSNFFNVEVTLLHPKSIGDIKLHDNDPLHHPLINTNSLTDSDDRDIDSLVAGIKKAIELAKTDTLQKLDVHISDNHIPGCDKNNHDEYWKCAVRHLAVNKGHITGTAKMGTEEDKNAVVDENLKVRGIHKLRVADASVIPVTISGNLVAPSIMIGEKAADLIKDEWK, encoded by the exons ATGGCAATTTTTTCTTGCATTCCGTTTCTCATCGGTTTATCCATATCTATTGCAACATGTTCGTCACCAGAACCAGATCCTAAAAGTacatatttcgaaaatttttcgAAAGGACTTGCCGAAATGGAACGAATCGCGTCTGaatataaatacaaagaaaaaaattttgaagatgaAAAAC CTTCCAAAGAAttcgattttataattattggaGCGGGACCTTCTGGCGCGACTTTGGCAAACAGACTTTCAGAAGTACCAGAATGGAAGGTACTACTTTTAGAAGCGGGTTACGTGGAAACTACAATATCTCAAACGCCTTCAATGTCCAAATATCTACAGACGACGCCTTACGATTGGAGCTATACAACCACGGAACAGAAACATTCGTGTTTAG GTATGGAAAACAATAAATGTTCTATCAAATATGGAAAAGTCCTTGGCGGTATCACGTCGGTCGATAACATGATTTACACTAGAGGAAATCATAAAGATTACGATAAATGGGCCGATCTCGGATTAAAAAAATGGTGTTGGAATGACGTATTAccttatttcaagaaaattgaagatttcCACGTTCCAGATTTCGACAGAAAACATCACGCTTTag GTGGCCCCGTATATGTGGAACATTTCCATCATTCCAATGGATTAGGGAAACATATTTTGGAGGCAGCTCACgaattaaacataaaaacaatCGATTATAATGGTAAAGAACAACTAGGAGTATCTCTACCTCAAGCAACTACACGCGACGGTCATAGAAACAGTGTTGCTCAAACGTATCTAGCTCAAACCGTGACTAGGCCGAACTTAGAGGTACTTCTAGGAGCTCAAGCTCTACAAATATTGATCAGTCCGCATACAAAGGAAGCCTACGGagtgaaatttttacaagaagGTCATTTATTGGTAGGCAAAGCTactaaagaaattattttggcAGCTGGATCAGTGAATACACCACAATTACTTTTACTTtcag GTATTGGACCGAAAGAGCAGCTTGAGGCCTTAAAAATTGAACCAGTAGCCGATTTAAACGTTGGTAGTAGTTTGAAAGATCAAATGAGTTTTATAGGACTCAACTTTCACTATAACGAAAGCTTTAAAATACCTGATAAACATGAAATAgttgaagaatttttgaaacacGCTAAAGGTCCTTTAACAACACCCGGTATAGAAGCTATAGGGTTCTTAAAAACGGAAGCATCGAAAGAAAGTTTGGATTATCCTGACATACAGTTTCTAGTAACAAAAGACGATCTTGAAAACG gtGAGCAATTCCAACGTGCTAATCGTATCAAAAAAGAAATCCACGACGAAATATATcccaaatcaaattttttcaacgtGGAAGTAACCCTCCTTCATCCAAAATCGATTGGGGATATAAAACTCCACGATAACGATCCCCTTCACCATCCTCTAATCAACACCAATTCTTTAACCGATTCCGATGATCGAGATATCGATTCTTTGGTTGCGGGAATAAAAAAAGCGATCGAATTAGCGAAAACTGATACTTTACAAAAATTAGACGTTCATATTAGCGATAATCACATACCCGGTTGCGATAAAAACAATCACGATGAATATTGGAAATGCGCTGTAAGACATTTGGCTGTTAATAAAGGACATATCACTGGAACCGCTAAAATGGGTacagaagaagataaaaatgCCGTAgtagatgaaaatttgaaagtCAGGGGAATACACAAATTGAGAGTAGCTGACGCCAGTGTGATACCTGTAACTATTTCGGGAAATTTGGTTGCCCCATCGATTATGATCGGAGAAAAAGCTGCAGATTTGATAAAGGATGAATGGAAATAG
- the LOC130901604 gene encoding glucose dehydrogenase [FAD, quinone]-like isoform X1 — MAIFSCIPFLIGLSISIATCSSPEPDPKSTYFENFSKGLAEMERIASEYKYKEKNFEDEKRNVTASKEFDFIIIGAGPSGATLANRLSEVPEWKVLLLEAGYVETTISQTPSMSKYLQTTPYDWSYTTTEQKHSCLGMENNKCSIKYGKVLGGITSVDNMIYTRGNHKDYDKWADLGLKKWCWNDVLPYFKKIEDFHVPDFDRKHHALGGPVYVEHFHHSNGLGKHILEAAHELNIKTIDYNGKEQLGVSLPQATTRDGHRNSVAQTYLAQTVTRPNLEVLLGAQALQILISPHTKEAYGVKFLQEGHLLVGKATKEIILAAGSVNTPQLLLLSGIGPKEQLEALKIEPVADLNVGSSLKDQMSFIGLNFHYNESFKIPDKHEIVEEFLKHAKGPLTTPGIEAIGFLKTEASKESLDYPDIQFLVTKDDLENGEQFQRANRIKKEIHDEIYPKSNFFNVEVTLLHPKSIGDIKLHDNDPLHHPLINTNSLTDSDDRDIDSLVAGIKKAIELAKTDTLQKLDVHISDNHIPGCDKNNHDEYWKCAVRHLAVNKGHITGTAKMGTEEDKNAVVDENLKVRGIHKLRVADASVIPVTISGNLVAPSIMIGEKAADLIKDEWK, encoded by the exons ATGGCAATTTTTTCTTGCATTCCGTTTCTCATCGGTTTATCCATATCTATTGCAACATGTTCGTCACCAGAACCAGATCCTAAAAGTacatatttcgaaaatttttcgAAAGGACTTGCCGAAATGGAACGAATCGCGTCTGaatataaatacaaagaaaaaaattttgaagatgaAAAACGTAATGTAACAG CTTCCAAAGAAttcgattttataattattggaGCGGGACCTTCTGGCGCGACTTTGGCAAACAGACTTTCAGAAGTACCAGAATGGAAGGTACTACTTTTAGAAGCGGGTTACGTGGAAACTACAATATCTCAAACGCCTTCAATGTCCAAATATCTACAGACGACGCCTTACGATTGGAGCTATACAACCACGGAACAGAAACATTCGTGTTTAG GTATGGAAAACAATAAATGTTCTATCAAATATGGAAAAGTCCTTGGCGGTATCACGTCGGTCGATAACATGATTTACACTAGAGGAAATCATAAAGATTACGATAAATGGGCCGATCTCGGATTAAAAAAATGGTGTTGGAATGACGTATTAccttatttcaagaaaattgaagatttcCACGTTCCAGATTTCGACAGAAAACATCACGCTTTag GTGGCCCCGTATATGTGGAACATTTCCATCATTCCAATGGATTAGGGAAACATATTTTGGAGGCAGCTCACgaattaaacataaaaacaatCGATTATAATGGTAAAGAACAACTAGGAGTATCTCTACCTCAAGCAACTACACGCGACGGTCATAGAAACAGTGTTGCTCAAACGTATCTAGCTCAAACCGTGACTAGGCCGAACTTAGAGGTACTTCTAGGAGCTCAAGCTCTACAAATATTGATCAGTCCGCATACAAAGGAAGCCTACGGagtgaaatttttacaagaagGTCATTTATTGGTAGGCAAAGCTactaaagaaattattttggcAGCTGGATCAGTGAATACACCACAATTACTTTTACTTtcag GTATTGGACCGAAAGAGCAGCTTGAGGCCTTAAAAATTGAACCAGTAGCCGATTTAAACGTTGGTAGTAGTTTGAAAGATCAAATGAGTTTTATAGGACTCAACTTTCACTATAACGAAAGCTTTAAAATACCTGATAAACATGAAATAgttgaagaatttttgaaacacGCTAAAGGTCCTTTAACAACACCCGGTATAGAAGCTATAGGGTTCTTAAAAACGGAAGCATCGAAAGAAAGTTTGGATTATCCTGACATACAGTTTCTAGTAACAAAAGACGATCTTGAAAACG gtGAGCAATTCCAACGTGCTAATCGTATCAAAAAAGAAATCCACGACGAAATATATcccaaatcaaattttttcaacgtGGAAGTAACCCTCCTTCATCCAAAATCGATTGGGGATATAAAACTCCACGATAACGATCCCCTTCACCATCCTCTAATCAACACCAATTCTTTAACCGATTCCGATGATCGAGATATCGATTCTTTGGTTGCGGGAATAAAAAAAGCGATCGAATTAGCGAAAACTGATACTTTACAAAAATTAGACGTTCATATTAGCGATAATCACATACCCGGTTGCGATAAAAACAATCACGATGAATATTGGAAATGCGCTGTAAGACATTTGGCTGTTAATAAAGGACATATCACTGGAACCGCTAAAATGGGTacagaagaagataaaaatgCCGTAgtagatgaaaatttgaaagtCAGGGGAATACACAAATTGAGAGTAGCTGACGCCAGTGTGATACCTGTAACTATTTCGGGAAATTTGGTTGCCCCATCGATTATGATCGGAGAAAAAGCTGCAGATTTGATAAAGGATGAATGGAAATAG